The Miltoncostaea oceani genome includes a region encoding these proteins:
- a CDS encoding FtsB family cell division protein, with protein MRARRIFIAGLLTAILLGYIGPVSGYLDQRAELREEQAKLADLEARRDGFRQQIAQLGQRPVLEARARELGLVLPGERAFLVRGDLDPVPPPAEDDGDDGGPLGWLTAVF; from the coding sequence ATCCGCGCCAGGCGCATCTTCATCGCCGGTCTCCTCACGGCGATCCTGCTCGGCTACATCGGCCCGGTCTCCGGCTACCTCGACCAGCGGGCGGAGCTCCGCGAGGAACAGGCGAAGCTCGCCGACCTCGAGGCGCGGCGGGACGGCTTCCGTCAGCAGATCGCCCAGCTCGGGCAGCGGCCCGTGCTGGAGGCGCGTGCGCGGGAGCTCGGCCTGGTGCTCCCCGGCGAGCGGGCGTTCCTCGTGCGTGGCGACCTCGACCCCGTGCCACCGCCGGCGGAGGACGACGGCGATGACGGCGGCCCCCTCGGCTGGCTCACCGCCGTCTTCTGA